The window CTATGTTTTTGTCCGCAAATGGTGCACCATTCACATTTTCAAACTTGAACGCATTTATTCTCACTTCTTCACTTCTTGTTTCCTTGTCTTTTCCTGACATTCCATCATTACTGTCCATCCTGTCTTGCAAGTAATTATCTTCTTCTCGAGTTGCTTTGTTAGGTACAGAGGTCTTTTTGTTTGTCTCACCTGCAATTAAAAAAGAACCATCTAACGTCTCTTCGCTTGCAGTATTTGCTCGTTTTGCGTCATTTGTATTCACAGCTGGACTCTCTGAAGTGGAGTCGAGGTTGTCAAAGAGAGAGTTAGCTGGCATCTCGCTAGCTAGGAACTCACTTTTTTTCGACAGTGGATAACGGGATGGATGTTCCTCGACTGTATCATAATCATCAAGCAAGGATTTTGCTTTAAGAGCCATGGAAGAAATAGCGACTTGCTTGCCTCCTGCGGTCTGGAATCCACCAGTATGATGGTCGACACGTTCGACTCCTGAGAAGCAGCcgtgtttcatttttgtgctcagaccaTCGTCGCGGTCTTCTTGCAAAAGGTGTTTGGCTTTTTCAATGGCCACTGCAGACACAGATACCTTCTTTCCACTGGCAGTAGAGAATCCACCACCACTTGGGAAAGAAGCAACAAAATCCAAATGGTTTTCGTGTTTGTCGTGATGCTGTACGTTTTCATTTTCCATGGGATAGTTTAGACAATTTAACTTCACCTTCAAACCAGAAACAGACAGACTCTCCGAAGTGGGGCCGACCTTGTCAAAGGCAGAGTTGTCTAAAAATGACAGAGGCTGTTCGCTAGCAGACAGGAACTTACTTTTTCTTGCTGGTGCATCAAGGGGTGGCTGTTCCTCGACTGAATCACAATCAAGTAATGAATTTGCAGCATTCTTAAGTGCAGCGACTCGTTTGCCTCCGGCAGTCAGGAATCTGTGGTTAATGCGCTCGACTCTCAAAAAGCTTCCGTGTTTGGTAGAGTCATCCTCGTGGTCGTCTTGCAAAAGATGTTTGGCTTTTGCCATGGCAGCGGTGGACACCATTACTTTCTTCCCACTGGCTGTACAGAATCCACCGCCACTCAGTGATGAAGAACCACGCTCCAAAGATGGAGTTCCATGATTTTCCAGGTTGTTATGatgatgtatattttttgtttctagAAATGGTCCAGCATTCATGTTTGGCCCAGCCATCTTCTCCATGTTTGTAGCATTTCCTGGTTTTAAGCCAGAAGTCTTTGCAGCTGGACTCTCTGAAATGGAGCAGAGGTCAGCCTTGGCTGAAAATGATACTGGATTCCGGCTAGCTGAAAGGAACTCACTTTTTCTTGAAGCTGGATAACAGGCTCGCTGTTTTTCAATTGCATCCCAATCATTAAGCAAGACTTTTGCCTTCTTAAGAGTCGCAGAAGAAACCACGAGTTGCTTGCCTCCAGCTGTCTGGAATCCGCCAGACCGACAGTCAACACGTTCGAATCCTGAGAAACGTTTGGGTTTCATTTCTGAGCTGAGGTCATCCTCGTGGTCTTCCTGCAAAAGATGTTTGGCTTTTTTCATGGCCGCCGCAGATACGCATACCTTCTTTCCACTGGCAGTAGAGAATCCACCACCACCCAGGGAAGCAGAACCAACCTCCAAAGATGGATTTGCATGGTTTTCAGAatgctgtattttttctttttccactggATATTTTGAGCCATCCTTCTCCACATTAGTAGCATTTCCTCTTTTTGCATTAAACGCCTTTACACCAGAAACAGACTGACTCTCTAAAGTGGAGCAGAGATTGTCAAAGAAAGACTTGTCTGAAAATGACCCAGGCTTCTCGCTATCTGACAGGAGCTCACATTTTCTCTCTGGTGGATAACGGGATGGATGTTCCTCGACTTCATTACAATCATCAAGCAATGATTTTGCTTTCTTCAGAGCAGCGACGGAAACAGCAACTTGTTTACCACCTGCTGTCTGGAACCCACTCGGCCGACGGTCAACATGTTTGATTCCTAAAGAGGTTCCACATTTCACTTGCTCGTCCTCATGCTCttcttgtaaaatatgtttgggCTGAGCCATGGCCTCAGCAGATAAAGGTACTCCCTTCCCACGCGCTGGGCGGAATCCAGCACTGCTGCTCAAGTAGCTATCGATAGAGGAGACAAGATTCGGTGAAGCCGAGGATGACAACGCTGGATTCGTTAAAGGCTTACTTCCCACAAGGTGTTGTTCATTTTCATGAATACAGTTCTCGAAGACAGCATTTCCCCTTTGCATCGCTTTGGGCGAAATCAAAATCGTTTTCCCACTGGCCATTTGGAAGCCACCTTGATGCATAGCTGCCTGCATATCACCAGTACTTTTTGGAGAGCTTTGAACGGGTTTGACCGATGAAAGGAAGCCTTGGCTGTCTTTCAAATTATTCTCTTTCTGAGAAGTGCTCTCATGCAGAGTTCGCCTACAGTCTTCGCCACTTGGCTTGTGTGCTGAAGTACCCCACTCCAAGTCatgcaataaatgtttggttttCTTCAGACACTTTTTGGAAACTCTCATGACACCTGCTTCAGCTGTTTGAAATCTGTTAGAGATTGTTGCTTCTTTTTTCAAAGGTTCTAGTGAGGTTCCTTTGCCACGTTGGGTTCTTCGTGATTTGTTTTATCGTTTGACATAAagactattttctcatttgCCTCTGTGCAAAAGCTGTCGTCGAAATTAATACTGGACAGGAAGTCAGGGTCGAGGTCTTTGCCCACTTTAGGTGAAGAGGTGGAACCCTCTTGACCCAGTTGTTTTACCTTTACAGTTCTGAACTGCGTGAATTCAAACTGGCTGTCTTCCTCTTCCAGGAGGGTGCACAGCTCCTTCACATCAGCCTTCTCGGAGGCAGTCAGCTGGCAGTTGGCCTGGTTGAGTTTTTGGCCTAACGGGGCAAAAGCAAAGGCGGGATTTTCCACTTCAGCGTCGAGGTCGTATTCAATGGGCTGATCAGCCTGACATGCGACTGCGTTCATATTTCCAGGACTTTTtggaccattttgaagctgtttGATTGATGAATAGACGCTTTGAAGTGACTCCTCTGTGTCGTAAAGTTCAAATGCCAAAGAGACGTTTTTAGAAACTCTTATCAGTCTGCTTGGGGCAGAAGAAGGCATTGCAGGAATTTCCTCTTTGGCATGCCAGCCGTATCTGATGTGTTGATCAATCTGACATGCACCAGTGCTCATGTTTCCAGGactttttttaacttgtttgATAGACGAAGGGAAGCCTCGTAGTGACTCCTCTGTCTCGCTACTATTTTCATCATCTTTCCACAGACACTTTCTTGAAACTTTTACCGGGCGGCTCACGACAGAAGATAGCGTTGCAGAAATTTCCTTGTCACAGACACTTTTGATTGGTTGCTGACCAATGGTCTCGTCAAAGAGGTGCTCTGCTTTCTGTAGGTTGGCTGCTGATATTTGTATACCTCTGTTGGAAGCCGTTTTGAAACCTGTCAACTGTTTTGAGAGAAGATAAACAGCTTCATTCTTTTGGGTCTTTTCGCAATCTCTGGATTGAAGTAAAAGTGGAGGGCAGGGTAAGTCTGCAGGACTGCAGAGTAGCTGCGCTGATGTATCCTTGGCGTTGGTGACTGTTCCAAGTGAAAGCTCCTCCAAACACACCTTGCTTTGTTCTCTACTTGTAGACTCTAAAGTGCACTGGTCGCTTGGATTGGGTTTCTCCAAGAAAGACGTGGTTACATGTGAGAAGTCTGCACTGGCTGACAGGAAACCGCTGTCACTCGCCACTACCTCAGCGACTGACTCGTCGAGGGGTGCTTCACGATGAACGCTTGCTTGCCTTTTGGCCTTTTGTCGAGCAACTTTCAACGCTGTAAGACAGGCCAATGGGGAGAAGctgcaaggaggaggaggtgatggtggtggtggagcTGCTTTAGGTGGTGCGCCCAGGTGGGACATTTGACTGAAGTCTTGCGCAAATGCTCGGCAAAGCTGCGACATGTCCAAATCCTGCGTGTTGGCTCGAAGCAAGGGAGGCAGCTTTTCTCTAGGGATATGTTCCCATTGTTGAAGCTCCTCCTTTCCATCGCTGATGTTGCAACCGCCTGCTTTGTCACAGGTTTTTGGCACCAGTGTAACAGACAGTTCAGGAcctgaaataaagtaaaaaacgTCAAAGAACATGGCATGGATTTTGTGAACCGTTCCACCCCTAATGTCTATGAGTAGACACAAAAAGGCTCAAGCCAtgcttgaaaagacacaggaagtcagccaatttggtttgaagcagacattttagtGGTCCTCCTAAGATAAACTGTGCGAGAGATTTAGCCAAACTTGaaccacacatacagtaaaccccTGCCTTTTTGCAGTCACACTTTGCAATTCTGCTAGAagtgttattacagttgttattcTATTATTTGATACCGTTTGTACAATatgtttgtgttatccattgctctcgcTCAATGTGTGTTCAAATGTGCTTATATTGTTTTATGAGCGGTTAAGAAACATGCGGTAAACGCTCTAAAAACATGCCTGGGGTGTATTTATATCGCAAATTTTACTTATCTCGGGCGTGATCTGCATCATAACTCCAGCAATGGAGGGAGAATTACTGTACTACATAGACGGGTGATATAAATTATGGAAAACTTGAATTTTTGGCATTGCCTGTGGGTACAGCATGGCGGAGAAGTTTGACAATTTGTCAAATAAAATCAGCCCGTGAAACCACTTTCACTTAGCGGCATGAAGTCTCGTAGTattgtctatcatgagtataaacaaaaagtctcaacaagccatgcccaaaaagaaacaaaggctgacatttttgtgtgaagcagccatttttggCTTAGCTTGACCATTTCCATCAAAACGAATTCGTCTCggagattttgtctgattgcaACCAAATTTCTACCACATCTACTACACAGACGGCAACAATACATTGTGAAAAATGTGGGTTTGTGTGATTGTGTATGAGCAgaaaattgaagcaaaaagatGCACTTAATTGGACAGCaacgattgtgtgtgtgtgtgtaacaaagGGGTTTCCCGAAATACCTTGTTTGGAGTTGTTCTTCAGCGAGTGCTTCTCCTTGTCAATGGTGTAAATGAATTTGgtctttttctttgtaaatcCAGCAGTGTTCAAAGATGGTCTAACTGGCTGGCCAGAATTACATTGACTCTTTGCTTGTGTTGAAGTAGATTTATCTTCCACTTGTGGCGCAACAGTGGTGGCGAGAATGTCCGATAAACTCAACGGTGACCACTGTGTGAGTCCAGTGTCTCCGCATTCAACTGGATGCTTTCTGCATAGCTCTTGATCAGATTCTCCTTGTTCAGGGGAGACAGGCTTGGACTCAGTTGAAACGTCCGAGGAGCTGCTGCGGCGTTCTTCTTGCCTCCTTTTCATTCTGTCGCCCTTCACCTTCCTCGGTACCGAATTACTATTGGTGAAAAATGTGTCCGGACTGTTTTCGGCATTGTCGAGAACACTGGCCACTGGGCTGCGGATCGCCTCGTCCTCGATGGTGTCCAGGACCTGCTTTCTCCAGATGCCGTCGCTGTGTTCCAGGGAACCGTGAGGGGGCCTTTGAGACGCTGGGTGAGGGTCAGCCTCTGGAGAATCAGATTCTGTTGATTGGAGGAGGAGCATTCCAGATAAATTTGCTGTAGTTCTTTGTATTATATTCAGGTTTTTCGGCCTAGAATCATTCTTCACACAAATAGTTACTGTAAGTaccagaatcagctttattggtaTAAGTATGTTACAagtcacacaaggaatttgtctccggtagttagagCCACTACAGTACAACAGTAAACGGCCACTATgatgaaatatacatttaggacataaaaaacaaGTGTGGAGAGagccactgagcaatgaaaCCGTACCACTCgtgtggtgatgctgatataatggtaattgtgcaaatgattcaGAGTCctcaaccaatttaaagtgccttaatagtgtagattctgaaaacgcttgctggtcagtgaagaaaaaagacaccaacccgtttagtgagaactcagcagaatggcacacccacattggttacgacatttgataagtggatacgtagtaatttcggctactatggtgttggttttgtttttgtggtacatgggacgtcccaccctaaatgataaaacccatttttagatagaaaatcacctaccaactggaccaatatgacaaacccaataataaaaaaatttgaatcattaactcgtgtcaaaaggagtacagctgatgatcaaaattgtgcgcatggcctccaaacgcggcaaaaaggtttaatattttgtgccccccaaaatcaagctgctttaatcataattccatatgcggctttcaccaatgatgctcaagagaatgggcagaattggggatttggatatgactggtatgcaactataggctttggatgggaacacctcattggtgaaacaagttatgattggtccagttggtcaaaaaataaataaaaaataaaaaaacagcaaaataacatAGAAaggagtttaacctaagcaaaacggcttgtgttatgttgtgtattgtatattgtgtactgtgttataggaacagtgttaaaccaaaaatgccattgaaaacttcaaagaaaggtggacaaattttaatttaattttaacaacataactactgatgattggttccttgtaaatcatgggatcctatatttcccgtaaaagaagcagataaacacaaaccgatgttttctactttagtagcaccaaataatttcacttgtataaacatgattaataaaggaaaaaaaaaattaggaccactgaacgacacacagttaaagtaatcttaaaagtcaaaccaaattttgtgccagtggcacggagcgacatctggtggtggtgcggagatgatagactgtttgatagattacctaaagatatatctagattatgcgctattatcacttagatattgcatgtgtcagtataccctatgcctgttcaagatttaatggaaagggcaccaatgtttttgtccaatctaaaaacatatacaaaaaagagatttgtcatggcaggggcaaaataatccaacatacatcaacgccaggtgttcctcgtgggggttcccaatcaatacaaattgggtgaccaggttgcaggaggatttgagtctttcatatgctggtggtgtacgattaataaaaatgttgatgggataaactacatccacttcaatgtacagagattaggaaattggactcagagtgggttggaagctgtgcacgagcagctcaaggacgttccaaggccgcatagctgtcgacatgctcctcgcaagagagggaggtgtttgcggtatgtttggagaacaaacaatactgcttcagatggcagcttgaccagagccatcgatggtctgcggaccctcaatcaacactccttgtgggacagctcgaatggacgtttttggtaaatataaaaccctaattacaccaatattgatatcaattgctgtttttgcagccattctgacattatgtggatgttgttgtatcccatgcattctggcattaatcagtaaattaatcaccacagccataaccccgatggagaaatcgtatggagctgatgtatactgtatgatgataatgatgattatgatgataatgatgattttgctttacctgatttgttacctggtacagatgattacaatgtttaaactacaacattcatatatgacaagttactctgagtgtaaatgtatttgtttcataaaaatgattctacagttaaaaatcgaaatgaagtgactgtaagatgatatgagaatttgtgcaaatacatgataaacaggagggaaatgttagataaattgtagaagttatcatttatttgcttagcttgcattagtataatggacaattttagatgtctcgccttcaaaaagaagactcagcatcatccgatggaagggcgcctggaccaaggacgtgatcggatgtggtcgggtcgtgacaggtgttggttcaatattatgtgttgtgtcttattgtttagaatactatgtctgggaaaaaccctcttattatcaaatattttgtgttgtgtcttattgcttagaacattatgatttgtaaatccctcctatttcaaataaaagcaggagcgaggggggggattgtttagagcgtgttgagagactgtgatctgaacaatctcccatacgccctcctcatgagaaaaagaaaccagcgtcttcattccttttgtgtctattttttataatgttgggtaagataaatccaacagccactgagcaatgaaaCCGTACCACTCgtgtggtgatgctgatataatggtaattgtgcaaatgattcaGAGTCctcaaccaatttaaagtgccttaatagtgcaatgatctaatacagtgacaattgtgcagagAATTCTCAAATATGATTGGCCAGTAGTCATCAACAACACGATATGACATCACTATTCCGTTAGCGTAGTTTAGCGACATATTACTACATGTTCCAACTTGCGTGCAAAATTTGGATGACGTCGACGCCGCAGAAACAGAACTGCCATAAACTGACGATCACCCGTACAGTATTTAAGGGCCGTCACAATCATTTTTCGGTACAGCAACATACTGAAAGACGGGAGTTCGGGTTCTCACAAGGGACATATTCGGCACTTACAGGTATGtcatactttgttttttgtgcagGTAGTTGGCCAAATTTCTTTCTTCTAACCTAAGTCAAGAAAGCGAATGCCGTAAAGAAAACATGTATGAAGTCCATTGAatgaaagcatgaaatcatacaaaaatgtgtagcaaaaatgggaaaaaaaatgttagaaaactgtttgctgttttgaaatgcttctaATCATGTAAAGTACACAGTTTATTTGCTTTCTATTTTATGCTGTTACTTTTTTTATACAGTGCAATACTGAGGGGTgctatttttctgaaaaaaaaaaaattaaaatacaagattctgttgttttttggagtgttGGAAcaatccattcatttaaattggTAAAACTGATTGTCGTGACGGAATGAACTAAACTCATCAGTAAAAGGTACCACTGAAGTAGTATTACTCTTACCTTGTAGAAACACAGGTGGGTCATTGCTTGGCGGTGACGTCGCTCTATTACAGGATGCATTGGAAAGAGAAGGGAAGAGCTTCCGAACCAGCTGAGAAGAACAAAGGCCAGAAAAATATCATATAAATATTATCATTTAAGCTTATTTACAACAACAAGCAATATTGTAACTGGACACAAGAACTCACCACAACACTCTTGCCCACAGAAAATGTCACCGGGCAGGGACTTTCATCTGTTTTAGCTGCAGGATGACAAAAGCAACACGGTCGATGCAAAGCTTGCTacattaaataagaataaaatgtaatggTTGCTTACATAAAATGAGTGTGGAAGGTAGAGCCGGTGGTGTATTGAGAGAACTGGTCCACGATATGTCGGGGTGAATGTTGGCGCCCAGGCTTTCGGAAATGTGTTGGGCGTAGCTGGCCTGCATCATTTAAAACAGGagatttaactttttaaactttAATCTAATGTGGATActgtaacattttatttcttgagTAAATGGACTTACTGGGGACTTTTGTGGCGTGTTAAGCAAATCTGAAGAtggggggaaattttttttttaaagtgcatttggctcaaacaacgaattataaaaaaatatgaaaataaattacataaaaaagGTCATAAATGcaataacaaatacaatgaGATTTAAAGATTTAGTGGGTTATGTATGgtaaaaaaatagatgaaatACAATAGgtcaattaatttaaaataaatgaaaatatacatttaaaaacgtgcattttgattaaacagttaatttaacAAAAGACTTAAAATTAATGTGTATGATCATGATGacaagaatacaaataaaaacagtgcagcaaatttaaataaaaaaaatgttaaatttaccAAAACAGCCCGGAGTTTGTGGCTGTGCATGTCCATAATTTAAACCTGGGAACCTGTGAGTTGGAATCATGAATTATGTTCAAATAATTTCAGTTAAACAAACAGCAAAGTCGCATCACGGCTTCCCTTACGTGTCTTTGGAAAGCCGAAACAAACATGGACTCCTGCCACTCCATGGCAGCGTTTCCTTCTCTAAAAGGAGGAAAACGTGCTCAATTTTCACACTtggccaaaaacaaaacaaaaaaagcaaaagctaAGCAAAGCTTTAGTGTTGTTGGATGCGCAGAGATTAGCTTCATCAGAGTTAATGGTGTCCACTACACCGTGTAATTTGGTAGGATGGTGATGTACGTAGTACTGCCCCCATGACTAAAAAtacaagcaacgtctttttttttttttttttaaactgtctttGTATGCGCTTGCAGTTTTTCTTCACACTGGACCAACAGTAGGTGCTCAAAACCATAATGTGACACCattgaaaccccaatttaaaCCTGACAAGTTAAATCCCTAATCCTGGTTTGAGACCGCAAAACCTTACTCTGTCTTGACACCCTACtcctgacttgaaaccccaaccctggcttgaaacactactttgaaactctaGCCCTGCTTTGATACCACAATTTGACAAATAGGTGATCGTTTAtcgcttttttcttttttttttttaaactcgctgatcggccccaaaaatcgtgATCGTGGCTTGAAAATGTAACATGTGAAACCTTGAATCGGATtatttggggtggggggaattttattttaagaccATATTGCCCTGCCCTATTTTATCTTCTCAAGACACCAATACAAAGTTAAGTACaagcacacaaataaacacagcaCGTCACAGCGTTTACCTTGTTGTTGGTCTTTGGCGTCCGGGGACACGCCATAAGCGCGTCTGAACACTTTAGGTGTTGAAAACTGTTGACTTTCTGCCGCAGCGGCAGCAGTTTTCCCCAAAGGAGTCTTGAATTTTCCCTCCTGGTTGGGACACAGTTGATCTTCTTGATCGTCTTGATCGGAGACGTTTCCTTCCCGAGAG of the Phyllopteryx taeniolatus isolate TA_2022b chromosome 8, UOR_Ptae_1.2, whole genome shotgun sequence genome contains:
- the LOC133482262 gene encoding uncharacterized protein LOC133482262 isoform X2, giving the protein MACPRTPKTNNKASYAQHISESLGANIHPDISWTSSLNTPPALPSTLILSKTDESPCPVTFSVGKSVVLVRKLFPSLSNASCNRATSPPSNDPPVFLQESDSPEADPHPASQRPPHGSLEHSDGIWRKQVLDTIEDEAIRSPVASVLDNAENSPDTFFTNSNSVPRKVKGDRMKRRQEERRSSSSDVSTESKPVSPEQGESDQELCRKHPVECGDTGLTQWSPLSLSDILATTVAPQVEDKSTSTQAKSQCNSGQPVRPSLNTAGFTKKKTKFIYTIDKEKHSLKNNSKQGPELSVTLVPKTCDKAGGCNISDGKEELQQWEHIPREKLPPLLRANTQDLDMSQLCRAFAQDFSQMSHLGAPPKAAPPPPSPPPPCSFSPLACLTALKVARQKAKRQASVHREAPLDESVAEVVASDSGFLSASADFSHVTTSFLEKPNPSDQCTLESTSREQSKVCLEELSLGTVTNAKDTSAQLLCSPADLPCPPLLLQSRDCEKTQKNEAVYLLSKQLTGFKTASNRGIQISAANLQKAEHLFDETIGQQPIKSVCDKEISATLSSVVSRPVKVSRKCLWKDDENSSETEESLRGFPSSIKQVKKSPGNMSTGACQIDQHIRYGWHAKEEIPAMPSSAPSRLIRVSKNVSLAFELYDTEESLQSVYSSIKQLQNGPKSPGNMNAVACQADQPIEYDLDAEVENPAFAFAPLGQKLNQANCQLTASEKADVKELCTLLEEEDSQFEFTQFRTVKVKQLGQEGSTSSPKVGKDLDPDFLSSINFDDSFCTEANEKIVFMSNDKTNHEEPNVAKEPH
- the LOC133482262 gene encoding uncharacterized protein LOC133482262 isoform X1; protein product: MYDHLTEELWKELGPVDRDWFQLLTTRAFSREGNVSDQDDQEDQLCPNQEGKFKTPLGKTAAAAAESQQFSTPKVFRRAYGVSPDAKDQQQEKETLPWSGRSPCLFRLSKDTFPGLNYGHAQPQTPGCFDLLNTPQKSPASYAQHISESLGANIHPDISWTSSLNTPPALPSTLILSKTDESPCPVTFSVGKSVVLVRKLFPSLSNASCNRATSPPSNDPPVFLQESDSPEADPHPASQRPPHGSLEHSDGIWRKQVLDTIEDEAIRSPVASVLDNAENSPDTFFTNSNSVPRKVKGDRMKRRQEERRSSSSDVSTESKPVSPEQGESDQELCRKHPVECGDTGLTQWSPLSLSDILATTVAPQVEDKSTSTQAKSQCNSGQPVRPSLNTAGFTKKKTKFIYTIDKEKHSLKNNSKQGPELSVTLVPKTCDKAGGCNISDGKEELQQWEHIPREKLPPLLRANTQDLDMSQLCRAFAQDFSQMSHLGAPPKAAPPPPSPPPPCSFSPLACLTALKVARQKAKRQASVHREAPLDESVAEVVASDSGFLSASADFSHVTTSFLEKPNPSDQCTLESTSREQSKVCLEELSLGTVTNAKDTSAQLLCSPADLPCPPLLLQSRDCEKTQKNEAVYLLSKQLTGFKTASNRGIQISAANLQKAEHLFDETIGQQPIKSVCDKEISATLSSVVSRPVKVSRKCLWKDDENSSETEESLRGFPSSIKQVKKSPGNMSTGACQIDQHIRYGWHAKEEIPAMPSSAPSRLIRVSKNVSLAFELYDTEESLQSVYSSIKQLQNGPKSPGNMNAVACQADQPIEYDLDAEVENPAFAFAPLGQKLNQANCQLTASEKADVKELCTLLEEEDSQFEFTQFRTVKVKQLGQEGSTSSPKVGKDLDPDFLSSINFDDSFCTEANEKIVFMSNDKTNHEEPNVAKEPH